Proteins co-encoded in one Fibrobacter sp. genomic window:
- a CDS encoding RNA methyltransferase, which produces NEPGVSLYRTLKKPLSHRKQGVFIVEGDKVVERFFESGLTVISVLLIDDKLEVFKDILDRKQENIDVYLVSPEFLKEIVGFRYHQGIMAAGLVPRSASIDEVIRNATAPRLFVALDRLESAENTGVIVRNCAACGCQALLVGRNSTDPFLRRSIRNSMGAIFKIPVIYSCDLPLQLRYLREKSGFTIIAAHPGYGCTPLYEADLTGNCCIVFGNEGEGISGEVLDACDARVKVPMVQGIDSLNVAASSAVFLYEAMKQRACRNSVFQ; this is translated from the coding sequence AATGAACCCGGGGTTTCACTCTACAGAACACTGAAAAAACCGCTTTCACACAGGAAGCAGGGGGTGTTTATTGTCGAGGGTGATAAAGTAGTAGAACGGTTCTTTGAAAGCGGGCTGACTGTAATTTCCGTTCTGTTGATTGATGATAAACTGGAAGTATTCAAGGATATACTGGACAGGAAGCAGGAGAATATCGATGTATATCTCGTCTCTCCTGAGTTTCTCAAAGAGATTGTCGGCTTCAGATATCATCAGGGGATAATGGCTGCAGGACTGGTGCCCAGGTCTGCCTCTATAGATGAAGTCATAAGAAATGCAACCGCTCCAAGGCTGTTTGTAGCCCTGGACAGGCTCGAGAGCGCGGAAAACACCGGTGTCATCGTTCGAAACTGCGCCGCCTGCGGCTGTCAGGCACTGCTTGTGGGCAGAAACTCTACAGACCCCTTCCTGCGCAGGTCTATACGCAATTCCATGGGAGCGATTTTTAAAATCCCGGTAATTTACTCTTGCGATTTACCACTGCAGCTCAGATATCTCAGAGAAAAATCCGGTTTTACAATAATTGCCGCACATCCCGGATATGGATGCACCCCTCTGTATGAAGCTGATCTTACAGGAAACTGCTGCATTGTCTTCGGAAATGAGGGTGAGGGAATCTCGGGGGAAGTACTCGATGCGTGTGATGCAAGAGTAAAAGTACCGATGGTTCAGGGGATCGACTCACTCAATGTAGCTGCTTCAAGCGCCGTTTTCCTCTACGAAGCAATGAAACAGCGGGCATGCCGTAATTCAGTATTTCAGTGA